A window from Candidatus Binataceae bacterium encodes these proteins:
- a CDS encoding sigma-54 dependent transcriptional regulator, producing the protein MAKLLIVDDERNIRRSLERFFQSLSHTVVTAEGGPQAVELIAAQPFDLILTDYKMAEVNGLELIVEARRRQPSCLVILMTAYATVENAVAAMKAGAYDYVTKPFSLDQIQHVVERALELKGLQAENQALRETIGEAPMLDSKSPAMKHLFDLAHQAAQSDATILLTGESGTGKNVLSRQIHRWSRRADGPFVVVNCTTLSEELLESELFGHVRGSFTGAIKDKPGRLQAADKGTVFLDEIADLTPRLQAKFLRFVQEQSFERIGSDAVIRVDARIVAASNRDLEAEVAQGHFREDLFHRLNVITLRVPALRERREDLLSLAGWMLRAAAIRNGRPAMRLSPEAAAAIGKYRWPGNARELRNALERAAVLSRSDIIGRDDLPDAMFRETVESTGDAHHAASLEEMEREHIRRVLSETATLDEAAATLGINVTTLWRKRKRYGIE; encoded by the coding sequence ATGGCCAAACTGCTTATCGTCGATGACGAACGCAACATCCGGCGCAGCCTGGAGCGTTTTTTTCAGTCGCTGAGCCACACCGTGGTAACCGCCGAGGGCGGACCTCAGGCGGTGGAGCTCATCGCGGCGCAACCGTTCGACCTGATTCTGACCGACTACAAGATGGCCGAGGTTAACGGACTCGAGTTGATCGTGGAAGCGCGCCGCCGGCAACCGTCGTGTCTGGTGATCCTAATGACCGCCTACGCGACCGTCGAAAATGCGGTTGCCGCGATGAAGGCGGGCGCATATGACTACGTGACCAAACCGTTCTCGCTCGATCAGATCCAGCATGTCGTCGAGCGCGCGCTCGAGCTCAAGGGCCTGCAGGCCGAAAACCAGGCTCTGCGGGAGACCATCGGCGAGGCGCCGATGCTGGACTCGAAGAGCCCCGCGATGAAGCACCTCTTCGATCTGGCCCATCAGGCCGCGCAAAGCGATGCCACCATCCTGCTCACCGGCGAGAGCGGCACCGGCAAGAACGTGCTCTCGCGCCAGATTCATCGCTGGAGCCGACGCGCGGATGGACCGTTCGTGGTCGTGAACTGCACGACCTTGTCGGAGGAATTGCTGGAAAGCGAGCTGTTCGGCCACGTTCGCGGCTCCTTCACCGGCGCCATCAAGGACAAACCCGGTCGGCTGCAGGCGGCCGACAAGGGAACCGTGTTCCTCGACGAGATCGCGGACCTGACCCCCCGGCTACAAGCCAAGTTTCTGCGCTTCGTGCAGGAACAGAGCTTCGAGCGAATCGGCAGCGACGCGGTGATTCGAGTCGACGCCCGGATCGTTGCGGCCTCCAACCGCGACCTCGAAGCCGAGGTCGCCCAGGGCCATTTCCGTGAGGACTTGTTTCATCGCCTCAACGTCATCACCCTGCGGGTTCCAGCGCTGCGCGAGCGCCGCGAAGACCTCCTGTCGCTGGCCGGGTGGATGCTGCGCGCGGCCGCGATTCGCAACGGACGCCCCGCGATGCGGCTGTCCCCGGAGGCAGCCGCCGCGATTGGAAAGTATCGCTGGCCTGGGAACGCACGCGAGCTGCGCAACGCGCTGGAACGCGCCGCGGTCTTAAGCCGCAGCGACATCATCGGCCGCGACGACCTGCCCGATGCAATGTTTCGCGAAACCGTGGAAAGCACGGGCGACGCGCATCACGCGGCCAGCCTCGAGGAAATGGAGCGCGAGCACATCCGCCGGGTGCTCAGCGAAACCGCCACTCTGGACGAAGCCGCTGCCACTCTGGGCATAAACGTCACGACCCTGTGGCGCAAACGCAAGCGTTACGGCATCGAATAG
- a CDS encoding ATP-binding protein gives MSTPSLRSRIRNGTLLLLVLVLLLGAYALPRVYRLGGAIRETLYRNYVSIEVAQHVHGALLDLQLAERDGQAKNVLPHVRSDFEYWMDIEDHDFTEVGEPEIAHDIEARAAKLFGDIESAPPQERHDEEFAELHHRVDDLIKINRDAMFRADSRSARLGRRLTYQFAAGLALVLLAGAAIAWGLGWAIARPLTELAERLRGIGQRRSRVRLGKQTLAELQAVAREFNQMAERLEQFEKLNVERLMYEKSKTEAIIESLEDGVVLIDSEGIVAHINEIAALILGVEPKDALGSPFDDLSSNHPHYLRVRDALGNLSKSGDEQRIEVQLHVRGRDHSYLLKPIPLRRGEGSALGTILILQDVTYLRDQDRSRGNLVATLSHELRTPLTSLALSAELLRRDGEGFSSRQRELLEAILDECARIKQLSDNLLKLARGEMAAISVNRDHLDLLRIIEDVVHRFGLQAQERHVRLEQHLQSLPEISGDSVKLSWVVSNLIGNALRYTPDGGKIEVAARPVNGHVRLEVADSGPGIPREIRDHIFERFAQYNSDGLEKGAAGLGLAIAKDIVAAHGGKIFVESEEGAGCRFVVELPCPFTN, from the coding sequence ATGAGTACCCCTTCGCTTCGTAGCCGGATTCGAAACGGCACGCTGCTGCTGCTGGTGCTGGTTCTGCTCCTCGGGGCTTATGCCCTACCGCGAGTCTACCGCCTGGGTGGCGCCATCCGCGAGACCCTCTACCGCAACTACGTGAGCATCGAAGTCGCGCAGCACGTTCATGGCGCGCTTCTCGATCTCCAGTTGGCCGAGCGAGACGGGCAAGCCAAAAACGTTTTGCCTCACGTGCGGTCCGATTTCGAGTACTGGATGGACATCGAGGATCATGATTTCACCGAGGTCGGCGAGCCCGAGATAGCGCACGACATCGAGGCCCGCGCCGCAAAACTGTTTGGCGACATCGAGTCGGCACCGCCCCAAGAGCGCCACGACGAGGAGTTCGCCGAGCTTCACCACCGCGTCGACGATCTCATAAAAATCAACCGGGACGCGATGTTTCGCGCCGACAGCAGGTCGGCGCGGTTGGGACGCCGCCTCACGTACCAATTTGCGGCGGGTCTGGCGTTGGTCCTGCTGGCTGGCGCAGCCATTGCTTGGGGACTCGGATGGGCGATCGCACGTCCGCTTACCGAGCTGGCCGAGCGGCTGCGGGGCATCGGCCAGCGTCGCTCGCGGGTACGCCTCGGCAAACAGACTCTGGCCGAGCTACAAGCGGTCGCGCGCGAATTCAATCAAATGGCCGAGCGGCTGGAACAGTTCGAAAAGCTCAACGTCGAACGTCTCATGTACGAAAAGAGCAAGACGGAAGCGATCATCGAAAGCCTCGAGGACGGGGTGGTGCTGATCGACTCGGAGGGTATCGTCGCGCACATCAATGAGATCGCAGCCCTGATCCTGGGCGTGGAACCCAAAGATGCGCTGGGCAGCCCGTTCGACGACTTGAGCAGCAACCATCCGCACTATTTGCGGGTCCGCGATGCGCTCGGAAACCTAAGTAAGAGCGGCGACGAACAGCGCATCGAGGTCCAGCTTCACGTGCGCGGCCGCGACCACTCCTACTTGTTGAAGCCCATTCCCCTGCGCAGGGGAGAAGGCAGCGCGCTCGGGACTATTCTGATTCTTCAGGACGTTACCTACCTGCGCGATCAGGATCGCTCGCGCGGCAACCTGGTCGCCACGCTCTCGCACGAACTCCGCACCCCGTTGACCTCGCTTGCGCTGTCGGCCGAGCTGCTCAGGCGCGACGGGGAGGGATTCAGCTCCCGCCAGCGCGAACTGCTCGAGGCGATTCTTGACGAATGCGCACGGATCAAGCAGCTCAGTGACAACCTGCTGAAGCTGGCTCGCGGCGAGATGGCCGCAATCTCGGTAAATCGCGACCACCTCGACCTTCTGCGCATCATCGAGGATGTTGTGCATCGCTTCGGTTTGCAGGCCCAGGAACGGCATGTACGCCTCGAGCAACACCTGCAGTCGCTGCCGGAAATTTCCGGCGATTCCGTCAAGTTGTCGTGGGTGGTTTCCAACCTGATCGGTAACGCGCTTCGCTACACCCCGGACGGCGGGAAAATTGAAGTCGCGGCGCGTCCGGTCAACGGGCACGTGCGTCTGGAGGTGGCGGATTCGGGACCGGGCATTCCGCGCGAGATCCGCGACCATATTTTCGAGCGTTTCGCGCAGTACAACTCCGATGGTCTTGAGAAGGGTGCGGCAGGCCTGGGACTGGCAATTGCCAAGGACATCGTGGCCGCGCACGGCGGTAAAATTTTCGTGGAAAGCGAGGAAGGGGCGGGCTGCAGATTCGTGGTCGAATTGCCCTGCCCGTTTACAAATTAA
- a CDS encoding universal stress protein — protein MRQPSMADERRPEPESFLDLEPQSRRGRLKIYIGPAAGVGKTYRMLEEAHELRNNGTDVVLGFIETHGRAETEKKLGDLEIVPRKKISYRGVELEEMDVEAILARRPEVAIVDELAHTNVPGSRHERRCQDVEELLQAGINIIAALNIQHIESLGALMKRVTGIDVRETVPDTFLARADQIVDVDVSVEALRERLREGKIYPLHQVEQALRNFFKPSNLAALREAALREVARGLTRQRRDAEAVKREGGRRPQVLDKIMVGLSPNPAESGGLLRKASRLAEQLSADWYAVHVETPAESVKKIGTQDFVTLLDNINLAGDLGAETVWLKSNDVVKAMLDYARDNGVTRIIVGRTHRPWWKRVIRGDVPMRLLKAAVDIDVDIVADDQGEAPR, from the coding sequence ATGCGGCAACCCTCCATGGCCGACGAGCGTCGCCCTGAGCCGGAATCGTTTCTTGACCTCGAGCCCCAGTCGCGCAGGGGCCGGCTTAAGATTTATATCGGGCCCGCCGCGGGCGTAGGCAAGACTTATCGAATGCTCGAAGAAGCTCATGAGCTGCGCAACAACGGCACCGACGTGGTGCTGGGATTTATCGAAACTCACGGCCGGGCCGAGACCGAAAAGAAGCTGGGCGACCTGGAGATCGTACCGCGCAAGAAAATCTCCTACCGCGGTGTGGAACTTGAAGAAATGGACGTTGAAGCGATCCTCGCGCGCCGCCCCGAGGTCGCAATTGTCGACGAGCTGGCGCACACCAACGTACCCGGGTCACGGCACGAGCGCCGCTGCCAGGATGTCGAAGAGTTGCTGCAGGCGGGTATCAACATCATTGCCGCGCTGAACATCCAGCATATCGAGAGCCTCGGCGCGCTGATGAAACGCGTCACCGGAATCGACGTGCGCGAAACCGTGCCCGATACCTTTCTGGCGCGCGCCGACCAGATCGTGGACGTGGATGTATCGGTCGAGGCACTGCGCGAGCGGCTGCGCGAAGGAAAGATCTATCCGCTTCACCAGGTAGAGCAGGCGCTGCGAAATTTCTTCAAGCCCAGCAATCTTGCCGCCCTGCGCGAGGCCGCTCTGCGCGAAGTGGCGCGCGGATTGACGCGCCAGCGGCGCGACGCCGAAGCAGTGAAGCGCGAGGGTGGTCGCCGGCCCCAAGTGCTCGACAAGATTATGGTGGGACTCTCGCCGAATCCCGCCGAGAGTGGCGGACTGCTCCGCAAGGCTTCCCGGCTGGCCGAGCAATTGAGCGCCGACTGGTATGCGGTCCATGTCGAGACGCCAGCCGAGTCCGTTAAAAAAATAGGGACGCAGGACTTCGTAACCTTGCTGGACAACATCAACCTGGCCGGCGATCTCGGCGCCGAAACCGTGTGGCTCAAATCAAACGACGTGGTCAAAGCCATGCTCGACTATGCGCGCGACAACGGAGTAACCCGCATCATCGTCGGCCGGACTCATCGGCCCTGGTGGAAGCGCGTGATCCGTGGTGATGTTCCGATGCGCCTGCTCAAGGCCGCGGTCGATATCGACGTCGATATCGTGGCGGACGACCAGGGTGAGGCACCTCGATGA
- the kdpC gene encoding potassium-transporting ATPase subunit KdpC — MRGLLTAIRMTVVLTVLTGLIYPLVLTGIARVLFPWQSAGSLESHGGQVVGSTIIGQNFSAPQYFHSRPSAAGDKGYDASGSGGSNLGPTNKTLIETVRKRVKDELETDPGVAANQIPVDLVTTSGSGLDPEISPAAAEVQVPRVAKARGLSQDKVAQMVRQHTRGRWLGIIGEPGVNVLTLNLALDDAATLHGRRASP, encoded by the coding sequence ATGCGCGGACTGCTGACCGCAATTCGAATGACTGTCGTACTTACGGTGCTGACTGGGCTCATCTATCCGCTGGTCCTGACCGGCATCGCGCGGGTTCTTTTTCCTTGGCAAAGCGCCGGAAGCCTGGAGAGCCATGGTGGACAAGTAGTTGGATCCACGATCATCGGACAGAACTTCTCGGCACCCCAGTACTTTCATAGCCGTCCGTCCGCGGCCGGTGACAAAGGCTACGACGCCTCCGGTTCCGGCGGTTCCAACCTGGGCCCGACCAACAAGACGCTGATCGAGACCGTTCGCAAGCGAGTCAAGGATGAGCTCGAGACCGACCCGGGGGTGGCCGCCAATCAGATACCGGTGGATCTGGTGACAACCTCCGGGAGCGGGCTGGACCCCGAGATCAGCCCGGCCGCTGCCGAGGTTCAGGTCCCCCGCGTCGCCAAAGCCCGTGGACTGAGCCAAGATAAGGTTGCGCAGATGGTGCGCCAGCACACCCGCGGCCGGTGGCTCGGTATAATCGGTGAACCGGGCGTCAACGTTTTGACCCTCAACCTGGCGCTCGATGATGCGGCAACCCTCCATGGCCGACGAGCGTCGCCCTGA
- the rlmD gene encoding 23S rRNA (uracil(1939)-C(5))-methyltransferase RlmD: MTYGPYGVGRVDGKSVMVPHSVPGDLLDITIQSEHGGYAIGHIVRVVAPGGARRLPPCIFLPRCGGCDWQHLEYHEQVRLKAQIVAHEFRHALGVELDPATLVEPAPSEFQYRSRVRLKVGRRGSIGLYESASNRIVEIDRCLVADCRLESAARLARALSRDLLEIEVVRQSEARQVLVAYLKKPAVAQQIRGVRRFLESDPSTAGIVLRAGESRTVVGDTEILVEIEPGLVLRSDADLFSQVNRPQNQKLVQAALEIAAPQPPCSMLDLFCGAGNFSIPAARRGAQVTGVDADAAAVAAAARNAQQLGLAETRFVAMEARELVAFLHRARSRPEIVLLDPPRTGAAQLMEPIMRLRPARVVYVSCDVATLARDLRMLCTEKYRVTRVRAFDFFPNTHHVEIVAGAVLT, translated from the coding sequence ATGACCTACGGACCCTATGGGGTCGGACGGGTCGATGGCAAATCGGTGATGGTGCCTCACTCGGTGCCGGGTGACCTGTTGGACATCACCATTCAATCGGAGCACGGCGGGTATGCAATCGGGCACATCGTTCGCGTCGTCGCTCCCGGCGGCGCGCGGCGCTTGCCCCCCTGCATCTTTCTTCCGCGCTGCGGCGGCTGCGACTGGCAGCACCTGGAATATCACGAACAAGTGCGGCTGAAGGCGCAGATCGTCGCACACGAGTTCAGACATGCGCTGGGAGTCGAGCTCGACCCCGCCACTCTGGTGGAGCCGGCGCCTTCCGAGTTCCAATATCGGTCGCGCGTGCGGCTTAAGGTCGGAAGACGCGGATCGATCGGCCTCTACGAGTCGGCCAGCAACCGGATAGTTGAGATCGATCGTTGTCTGGTTGCGGACTGTCGTCTTGAGTCGGCGGCGCGCCTGGCGCGAGCGCTCAGCCGCGATCTGCTGGAAATCGAGGTAGTGCGTCAGTCTGAAGCGCGCCAGGTGCTGGTTGCCTACCTGAAGAAGCCCGCAGTTGCACAGCAAATTCGCGGCGTGCGGCGGTTCCTCGAATCCGACCCGTCGACCGCAGGGATCGTGCTGCGCGCGGGTGAATCGCGCACGGTCGTGGGCGATACCGAAATCCTTGTCGAAATTGAGCCGGGCTTGGTGCTGCGCAGCGATGCCGACCTGTTCAGCCAGGTGAATCGCCCGCAGAATCAAAAGCTGGTCCAAGCTGCGCTGGAGATCGCCGCGCCGCAACCGCCGTGCTCCATGTTGGATCTGTTCTGTGGTGCCGGGAACTTCTCGATTCCCGCCGCGCGGCGGGGTGCACAGGTGACCGGTGTTGACGCAGACGCGGCGGCAGTCGCGGCCGCCGCTCGCAATGCGCAGCAACTCGGTCTTGCCGAGACAAGGTTCGTTGCGATGGAGGCGCGCGAGCTGGTGGCGTTTTTGCATCGCGCCCGTTCGCGGCCGGAGATCGTGTTGCTCGACCCACCGCGGACGGGAGCCGCGCAGTTGATGGAACCGATCATGCGCTTGCGTCCGGCGCGGGTTGTGTATGTGTCGTGTGACGTCGCCACGTTGGCGCGCGATTTGCGGATGCTATGTACCGAAAAGTACCGCGTCACCCGTGTGCGCGCGTTCGACTTTTTTCCTAACACACATCATGTCGAGATCGTGGCCGGCGCGGTATTGACTTAG
- the kdpB gene encoding potassium-transporting ATPase subunit KdpB encodes MADSKSRSLFDREIVSRALIDSLWKFDPRIQVRNPVMFVVEVTAAAVTIILLRDSFGGQLALAGFELQIALWLWFTVAFANFAEAMAEGRGKAQADNLRRTRIETQARVVRNGKEETIPATSLRKGDIVLVSAGQVIPGDGEVIEGVAAVNEAAITGESAPVIRESGGDRSAVTGGTTVISDWIKIRISANPGETFLDRMIALVEGAQRQKTPNEIALSILLAGLTIIFMLVCVTLFPFARYAGTILSVPVLVALLVCLIPTTIGGLLSAIGIAGMDRLVQHNVLAMSGRAVEAAGDVDTLLLDKTGTITLGDRMASEFIPMPGVTIEELADAAQLASLADETPEGRSIVVLAKRQFNIRGRELSDKGALFVPFSAQTRMSGVDIASRKIRKGAADKIIEFVALNAGTAPAELSPVVERIARAGGTPLVVADGPRAMGVIYLKDVIKEGIRERFERLHAMGLRTVMITGDNPLTADAIAKESGVNDYIAQATPESKLKIIREEQAQGKLVAMIGDGTNDAPALAQADVGIAMNAGTQAAREAGNMIDLDSNPTKIMEVVEIGKQLLITRGALTTFSIANDVAKYFAIIPAMFVVGYPELQALNIMHLGTPQSAILSAVIFNALIIIALIPLALRGVKYRPLGAASILGRNLLIYGVGGVIVPFIGIKIIDVLVTGLRLA; translated from the coding sequence ATGGCCGACAGTAAATCTCGCTCGCTCTTCGACCGGGAGATCGTCTCGCGCGCGCTCATCGATTCTCTGTGGAAATTCGATCCGCGCATCCAGGTGAGGAATCCCGTGATGTTCGTGGTCGAAGTGACGGCGGCCGCAGTCACGATCATCCTGCTGCGCGATTCGTTTGGAGGGCAGCTGGCGCTGGCCGGCTTCGAGCTACAAATCGCGCTGTGGCTGTGGTTTACCGTCGCGTTCGCCAACTTTGCGGAGGCGATGGCCGAAGGGCGGGGCAAAGCCCAGGCCGATAACCTGCGCCGCACGCGAATAGAAACCCAGGCCCGGGTGGTAAGAAACGGCAAAGAAGAGACCATTCCTGCCACTTCGCTGCGCAAGGGCGATATCGTGCTAGTCAGCGCGGGCCAGGTCATTCCGGGCGATGGTGAGGTCATCGAAGGGGTCGCCGCGGTCAACGAGGCTGCCATTACCGGGGAATCGGCGCCGGTAATCCGCGAAAGCGGAGGCGATCGCAGCGCGGTCACTGGTGGCACCACGGTTATCTCCGATTGGATCAAAATCAGAATTTCGGCGAACCCCGGCGAAACCTTCCTCGACCGTATGATCGCGCTGGTCGAAGGCGCGCAGCGCCAGAAAACCCCCAACGAAATCGCGCTTAGCATCCTGCTGGCGGGCTTGACCATCATCTTCATGCTCGTGTGCGTAACCTTGTTTCCGTTTGCGCGTTATGCGGGAACCATCCTTTCGGTCCCGGTGCTGGTGGCGCTGCTGGTGTGCCTGATCCCGACCACCATCGGTGGCTTGCTCTCGGCCATCGGCATTGCCGGCATGGACCGCCTGGTCCAGCACAACGTGCTCGCGATGTCGGGGCGTGCGGTTGAAGCTGCCGGCGATGTCGATACGCTTCTGCTCGACAAAACCGGCACCATCACGCTCGGCGATCGCATGGCCTCGGAGTTCATCCCGATGCCGGGGGTTACGATCGAGGAATTGGCGGACGCCGCGCAGCTCGCCTCGCTGGCCGACGAGACGCCGGAGGGGAGGTCGATCGTGGTGCTGGCCAAAAGACAATTCAATATCCGTGGACGGGAGCTGTCCGACAAAGGCGCGCTGTTCGTGCCGTTCTCAGCGCAGACCCGGATGAGCGGCGTCGATATCGCCAGCCGGAAGATTCGCAAGGGGGCGGCCGACAAGATCATCGAATTCGTCGCGCTCAACGCTGGCACGGCGCCCGCCGAGCTGAGCCCGGTGGTCGAACGAATCGCGCGCGCCGGTGGAACCCCGCTGGTCGTAGCGGACGGTCCTCGCGCGATGGGAGTTATCTACCTGAAGGACGTTATCAAAGAGGGCATTCGCGAGCGCTTCGAGAGGCTGCATGCGATGGGCCTGCGCACGGTGATGATCACCGGTGACAATCCGCTCACCGCCGATGCCATCGCCAAGGAATCCGGCGTGAACGACTATATCGCGCAGGCGACCCCGGAGAGCAAGCTCAAGATCATCCGCGAGGAACAGGCACAGGGGAAACTGGTCGCGATGATCGGCGACGGCACCAACGATGCCCCCGCGCTCGCGCAAGCGGACGTAGGAATCGCGATGAATGCCGGTACCCAGGCAGCGCGCGAAGCCGGCAACATGATCGATCTCGACTCGAATCCGACCAAGATTATGGAGGTAGTCGAAATCGGCAAGCAGCTCCTCATCACGCGCGGCGCCCTGACGACGTTTTCAATCGCTAACGACGTCGCCAAGTACTTCGCGATCATCCCGGCGATGTTCGTGGTCGGCTATCCCGAACTGCAGGCACTCAACATCATGCACCTCGGCACCCCGCAGAGCGCGATCCTTTCTGCGGTGATTTTCAACGCGCTCATCATCATTGCGCTAATCCCGCTCGCGCTGCGCGGAGTCAAGTATCGGCCGCTCGGGGCTGCCTCGATCCTGGGGCGCAACCTGCTTATCTATGGCGTGGGCGGCGTGATCGTTCCCTTCATCGGAATCAAGATTATCGACGTGCTGGTTACCGGGTTGCGGCTGGCCTAG
- a CDS encoding Rieske 2Fe-2S domain-containing protein has protein sequence MPDPNPRHGTLTRSRPRKRAAPVRYRVARVGDVAPGESIKFMLPIRNADEECFLINFDGKHHAYVNRCRHVPMAMDWIDNQFFAEEGPYLMCQTHNAYYEPASGECIAGPPTACGKFLYRVPLEIKGGIIYARAPEQDFED, from the coding sequence ATGCCCGATCCAAATCCCCGTCACGGCACCCTAACTCGTTCGCGTCCACGCAAAAGAGCCGCGCCGGTCCGCTATCGTGTCGCGAGGGTAGGAGATGTTGCGCCGGGCGAATCGATAAAATTCATGCTGCCGATTCGCAACGCCGATGAAGAATGCTTTTTAATCAACTTCGACGGAAAGCATCATGCCTATGTGAATCGGTGCCGCCACGTGCCGATGGCGATGGACTGGATCGACAACCAGTTCTTTGCCGAAGAAGGCCCCTATCTGATGTGCCAGACGCACAACGCCTACTACGAACCCGCCAGCGGCGAATGCATCGCGGGTCCGCCTACCGCGTGCGGCAAATTTCTCTACCGCGTACCACTCGAGATCAAGGGGGGCATAATCTACGCGCGCGCCCCCGAGCAGGACTTCGAGGACTAG
- the amrB gene encoding AmmeMemoRadiSam system protein B: MERPKIRAVEAFPVEQNGQTLVCLRDSSGVAPNPIMLGMGAYFIITLFNGVNDLRDVQAAFMKRFGEMLPLEQLTGLVEALDRALFLDSPAFREREQSEREAFLALTERPAALAGLCYSREPAALRAELGAFFDPPEGPGRALPRKPGASLKGLIAPHIDPRRGAAAYAHAYAELMAHDPPELVIILGTSHQGAGPELFSATRKNYATPLGAVETDRDFVNNLVARFTGGDLLGDEVLHRGEHSIEFQALFLAYALGIRGYQIVPILVSSFQEMVASGLTPTDDPRVRSFLDALNDLLGAEKRNVLVLAGVDFAHVGRKFGDSFAADEGVARRIQREDLELIENIKRGDPNGFFADILRDRDARKICGLSPMYTQLELLKGRAGRLLKYGIAMEPQTESCVSFASLAID, encoded by the coding sequence ATGGAACGGCCCAAAATTCGCGCGGTCGAAGCGTTTCCGGTCGAGCAGAATGGGCAGACGCTGGTCTGCCTGCGCGATTCGAGCGGCGTGGCGCCTAATCCCATCATGCTCGGGATGGGCGCGTACTTCATCATCACGCTGTTCAACGGGGTCAACGACCTGCGCGATGTACAAGCGGCGTTCATGAAACGCTTCGGCGAAATGCTGCCGCTCGAGCAATTGACCGGATTGGTAGAGGCGCTCGATCGCGCCCTCTTTCTGGACTCCCCGGCGTTCCGCGAGCGGGAGCAGAGCGAGCGCGAAGCGTTCCTCGCGCTTACCGAACGACCGGCAGCGCTGGCTGGTCTTTGCTACAGCCGCGAACCGGCGGCGCTGCGCGCGGAGCTGGGGGCGTTTTTCGATCCGCCGGAAGGACCCGGGCGAGCGCTGCCTCGCAAACCGGGCGCTTCGCTCAAGGGGCTCATCGCCCCGCACATCGATCCACGGCGCGGCGCGGCGGCATATGCACACGCCTACGCGGAGTTGATGGCACATGATCCACCGGAGCTGGTGATTATCCTCGGTACCTCGCATCAGGGCGCGGGCCCGGAACTCTTCAGCGCGACACGCAAGAACTACGCAACCCCGCTCGGAGCGGTCGAAACCGACCGCGATTTCGTCAATAACCTCGTGGCACGCTTCACGGGTGGCGACCTGCTCGGCGACGAGGTTCTACATCGCGGGGAACATTCGATCGAATTCCAGGCGCTGTTTCTCGCCTATGCACTCGGCATTCGCGGGTACCAGATCGTTCCGATTCTGGTGAGCTCGTTTCAGGAGATGGTCGCTTCCGGCTTGACACCGACCGACGACCCGCGCGTGCGCTCGTTCCTCGATGCGCTGAATGACCTGCTCGGCGCCGAAAAACGCAACGTGCTGGTGCTGGCGGGAGTGGACTTTGCGCACGTGGGCCGCAAGTTTGGCGATTCTTTTGCGGCGGACGAGGGGGTGGCAAGGCGCATTCAGCGCGAGGATTTGGAGCTGATCGAGAACATCAAGCGTGGCGACCCGAACGGGTTCTTCGCGGATATCCTCAGGGACCGGGATGCGCGCAAGATCTGCGGGCTCTCTCCGATGTATACGCAGCTCGAATTACTAAAGGGGCGTGCCGGGCGGCTGCTCAAGTACGGGATTGCCATGGAGCCACAGACTGAGTCGTGCGTATCGTTCGCCAGTCTGGCGATCGACTGA